The Musa acuminata AAA Group cultivar baxijiao chromosome BXJ2-2, Cavendish_Baxijiao_AAA, whole genome shotgun sequence genome contains the following window.
GCCAAGCCGTCCGGGGGAAACAGCAGCAGCCGGCCATGAGCTCCGAGGAGGAGGCCGGGTACGGGGAGGACGTGGAGGAGCAGGCTAGCCGCGGAGGGGTGTCGCAGCCGTCTCCGTCGCCCTCGCCGTGGCAGCGGATGAAGTGGACCGACAACATGATCCGGCTCCTCATCAAGGTGGTCTACCGCGTGGGGGACGACGGCGGCGCCGCGGGGGAGGGGGAGCAGCAGGCCCACGTCGCGCTCGCCAAGGGCAAGaagtcggcggcggcggcggccgccgCGTCAGCGTTGTTGCAGAAGAAGGGAAAGTGGAAGTCGGTGTCGCGGGCCATGATGGAGAATGGCTTCTGCGTGTCGCCGCAGCAGTGCGAGGACAAGTTCAACGACCTCAACAAGCGGTACAAGCGGGTGAACGACCTCCTGGGGAAGGGCACGGCCTGCCGGGTGGTCGAGAACCAGACGCTCCTCGACACCATGGACAACCTCTACCCCAAGGCCAAGGAGGAGGCCCGCAAGCTCCTCAATTCCAAGCACCTCTTCTTCCGCGAGATGTGCGCGTACCACCACGCCGGAGGAGCCTCCTCCTGCGCCGCCCCTCCCCCTCCGCAGATACCGCCACCACATCCTCCAGATCAGCAGCAGCAGATCTGCTTCCACCACCCACCGCCTGCCGCAGCGCCCCCGGCCAAGCTTCCCGGAGATAGCAGAGGAAGAGGAACCTTCGCTGAAGAGGAGGGCATGGCGGAAGAGGCGGACGATGACGACGACGTGGACAgcgaggaggacgaggacgaggacgattacgaggaagaggaggaggaggaggaggaggacgacggcaTGGAGGGTCACGGCCATAAGCGCCACTGTCACCATCACCAGCAGCAGCCCAAGAACGCGGAGGGTGAGGAGGACGAGGACAGTAAGGGATTCACGGCGGGTGCCAAGAGGCTCAAGAGGGCTTCCTCCCAGATGTCGGCGTCG
Protein-coding sequences here:
- the LOC135584529 gene encoding uncharacterized protein LOC135584529, whose translation is MDGGNGIPGGMLPSSMSSGGLMGLDMSIHPQQKQQQMLHHQQQLHAHYMLPFQAPVGGDGDHQAQYANRHAQYVQAFGQAVRGKQQQPAMSSEEEAGYGEDVEEQASRGGVSQPSPSPSPWQRMKWTDNMIRLLIKVVYRVGDDGGAAGEGEQQAHVALAKGKKSAAAAAAASALLQKKGKWKSVSRAMMENGFCVSPQQCEDKFNDLNKRYKRVNDLLGKGTACRVVENQTLLDTMDNLYPKAKEEARKLLNSKHLFFREMCAYHHAGGASSCAAPPPPQIPPPHPPDQQQQICFHHPPPAAAPPAKLPGDSRGRGTFAEEEGMAEEADDDDDVDSEEDEDEDDYEEEEEEEEEDDGMEGHGHKRHCHHHQQQPKNAEGEEDEDSKGFTAGAKRLKRASSQMSASPPHSLTLSSSSSIQQLRSEMMAVSGGGEQQQRQWLRRKATELEEQRVAYQGRALKLERQRFKWLRFSSNKEREMERMKLDNERLRLENDRMLLLLRQKELELVHGGGALSTSTVISAEAQQQQHISNADHAVVGN